The Streptomyces cynarae genome contains a region encoding:
- the dgoD gene encoding galactonate dehydratase, producing the protein MKIAGYELFLVEPRWLFLRVDTDEGMSGWGEPVVEGKAHTVARCVEEMFDYLVGQDPARIEEHWQTLAKGGFYRGGPVLMSALAGIDQALWDIAGKTHGVPVHQLLGGHVRDRVRVYGWVGGETPEELAESAAEQVAKGLTAVKLNPCGQLEPLATPAAIQAVVDNVTAVREAIGPECDLALDFHGRFSGAMSRRVLPLLEPLLPMFVEEPVLPEFTQDLGAVVRSTSIPIATGERLYSRWDFRSVLADGIAVAQPDISHAGGISETRRIAAMAETYDVMVAPHCPLGPIALAASLQLDFAAPNFLIQEQALGIGYGDSSGLLAYLVDAEPFTFRDGYIERLTAPGLGITIDEDAVRAAAERGHRWRNPVWRNADGSLASW; encoded by the coding sequence ATGAAGATCGCTGGTTACGAGCTCTTCCTCGTCGAACCGCGCTGGCTCTTCCTGCGCGTCGACACCGACGAGGGGATGTCCGGCTGGGGCGAGCCCGTCGTCGAGGGCAAGGCGCACACCGTCGCCCGCTGTGTCGAGGAGATGTTCGACTACCTCGTGGGGCAGGACCCGGCGCGTATCGAGGAGCACTGGCAGACGCTCGCCAAGGGCGGCTTCTACCGGGGCGGTCCCGTGCTGATGAGCGCCCTGGCCGGCATCGACCAGGCGCTGTGGGACATCGCCGGCAAGACCCACGGCGTCCCGGTGCACCAGCTGCTGGGCGGTCATGTGCGCGACCGGGTCCGTGTCTACGGCTGGGTGGGTGGCGAAACCCCCGAGGAGCTGGCGGAGTCGGCGGCCGAGCAGGTCGCCAAGGGTTTGACCGCGGTCAAACTCAATCCCTGCGGTCAGTTGGAGCCGCTCGCCACGCCCGCCGCCATCCAGGCCGTCGTGGACAACGTGACCGCCGTACGCGAGGCCATCGGCCCGGAGTGCGACCTGGCGCTGGACTTCCACGGCAGGTTCAGCGGGGCGATGTCCCGGCGGGTGCTTCCGTTGCTGGAACCCCTGCTGCCGATGTTCGTCGAGGAACCGGTGCTGCCCGAGTTCACCCAGGACCTCGGCGCCGTGGTGCGCTCCACGTCGATCCCCATCGCCACCGGTGAACGGCTCTACTCCCGCTGGGACTTCCGCTCCGTGCTGGCGGACGGCATCGCCGTGGCCCAGCCGGACATCAGCCACGCCGGGGGCATCTCGGAGACCCGGCGGATCGCCGCGATGGCCGAGACCTACGACGTCATGGTCGCGCCGCACTGCCCGCTCGGCCCGATCGCGCTGGCAGCCAGTCTCCAACTCGACTTCGCCGCACCGAACTTCCTCATCCAGGAACAGGCGCTCGGCATCGGCTACGGCGACAGCAGCGGTCTGCTGGCCTACCTCGTCGACGCCGAGCCCTTCACGTTCCGCGACGGCTACATCGAGCGCCTGACCGCGCCCGGTCTGGGCATCACCATCGACGAGGACGCGGTCCGTGCCGCGGCGGAGCGCGGGCACCGCTGGCGCAACCCGGTGTGGCGCAACGCGGACGGGTCGCTGGCTTCCTGGTAG
- a CDS encoding SDR family NAD(P)-dependent oxidoreductase — protein MTAALARFARRTALLTAAGSGIGEATAHRLAAEGASVVVTDVDAEAAHRVAEEIRAEGGQARSRRLDVTSPDEWAATVAEITALNRHLDVLHLNAGRNLPGAAHELDDTSWHDQLRLSLDSVFYGVRATVPLLRAAGGAVVITSSIHAAIGFNGFPAYAAAKGGIGALVRQLAVEYGGEIRFNAVLPGAVVTALWAHTPAEYRARTAARTPVGRLGTPEDIAAAVAFFASDDASFITGQNLLVDGGRSISAHE, from the coding sequence ATGACCGCCGCTCTCGCCCGCTTCGCGCGCCGCACCGCCCTGCTCACCGCGGCCGGCTCCGGCATCGGCGAGGCCACCGCCCACCGCCTGGCCGCCGAGGGAGCGTCCGTCGTCGTCACCGACGTCGACGCGGAGGCCGCCCACCGGGTGGCCGAGGAGATCCGCGCCGAGGGGGGCCAGGCGCGCAGCCGCCGTCTCGACGTGACCTCGCCCGACGAGTGGGCCGCCACCGTCGCCGAGATCACCGCGCTGAACCGGCATCTCGACGTGCTGCATCTCAACGCCGGCCGGAACCTGCCCGGAGCCGCCCACGAACTGGACGACACCTCCTGGCACGACCAGCTGCGGCTCTCCCTCGACTCGGTGTTCTACGGCGTCCGGGCGACCGTCCCCCTGCTCAGAGCCGCCGGGGGCGCGGTCGTGATCACCTCCTCGATCCACGCGGCCATCGGCTTCAACGGCTTTCCCGCGTACGCGGCGGCCAAGGGCGGGATCGGAGCCCTGGTGCGCCAGCTCGCCGTCGAGTACGGCGGTGAGATCAGGTTCAACGCCGTGCTGCCCGGCGCCGTGGTCACGGCCCTGTGGGCGCACACGCCCGCGGAGTACAGGGCCAGGACGGCCGCGCGGACGCCTGTCGGCAGACTCGGGACCCCCGAGGACATCGCGGCCGCCGTGGCCTTCTTCGCCTCCGACGACGCCTCCTTCATCACCGGTCAGAACCTGCTCGTGGACGGCGGCCGCAGCATCAGCGCCCACGAGTGA
- a CDS encoding LacI family DNA-binding transcriptional regulator: protein MAQQTIRARLVDVAQAAGVSKATVSKVLNGRQDLSVRPETRRRVHEAAEALGYRPHSGARALAGASTHALALLVPALTNPTYVTIARGAYQRARELGYLSLLAEDFDGQEADESFNDLVQEGRVDGLLIASARPGHPLLDALRRSPVPHVFLNRSVEGSGRNVTMDVARSSVTALDHLYDLGHRAVGHIAGPPGIAPSDTRKQAFLRHAEELSVAAAVASGDFTEDGGVSAALELLRPADGGTHPPVTALYTSSLAQAIGAMGAIRSLGLRIPEDISVVGNDDLPVAGHLHPPLTTVAMPLYELGTAAVDALVAAIQGSPSGDVVVPTEPHLVLRGSTARPGDTP from the coding sequence TTGGCTCAACAGACCATCCGGGCCAGGCTGGTGGACGTCGCACAGGCGGCCGGGGTCTCCAAGGCCACCGTGTCCAAGGTGCTCAACGGCCGCCAGGACCTGTCCGTCCGGCCGGAGACCCGGCGGCGCGTCCACGAGGCCGCCGAAGCACTCGGCTACCGTCCCCACTCCGGGGCGCGGGCGCTGGCGGGTGCGAGCACCCACGCCCTCGCGCTGCTGGTTCCCGCCCTCACCAACCCGACGTACGTCACCATCGCCCGCGGCGCCTACCAGCGGGCCCGTGAGCTCGGCTATCTCTCCCTGCTGGCCGAGGACTTCGACGGGCAGGAAGCGGACGAGTCCTTCAACGACCTGGTCCAGGAGGGCCGCGTGGACGGACTGCTGATCGCCTCGGCCCGTCCCGGTCACCCCCTGCTCGACGCGCTCCGCCGCAGTCCGGTCCCGCACGTCTTCCTCAACCGGTCGGTCGAGGGGTCCGGCCGGAACGTCACCATGGACGTGGCCCGCTCCAGCGTCACCGCCCTGGACCACCTGTACGACCTCGGCCACCGCGCGGTCGGCCACATCGCCGGTCCGCCCGGCATCGCCCCCAGCGACACCCGCAAGCAGGCGTTCCTGCGGCACGCCGAGGAGCTCTCAGTCGCCGCTGCGGTCGCCTCTGGCGACTTCACCGAGGACGGCGGCGTGTCCGCGGCACTGGAACTGCTCCGTCCCGCCGACGGCGGCACGCACCCCCCGGTCACCGCGCTCTACACCAGCTCGCTGGCCCAGGCCATAGGCGCGATGGGCGCGATCCGGAGCCTCGGGCTTCGGATACCCGAGGACATCTCGGTGGTCGGCAACGACGACCTGCCCGTCGCCGGGCACCTCCACCCGCCTCTGACGACCGTGGCCATGCCCCTGTACGAGCTGGGAACCGCCGCCGTCGACGCCCTCGTGGCCGCCATCCAGGGCTCGCCGTCAGGAGACGTGGTCGTGCCCACCGAGCCGCATCTGGTGCTCCGCGGTTCCACCGCACGCCCCGGAGACACACCATGA
- a CDS encoding bifunctional 4-hydroxy-2-oxoglutarate aldolase/2-dehydro-3-deoxy-phosphogluconate aldolase, with protein MERPPITPQLGRTRVMAILRTADASGLPAVARALADGGVTCLEVTLTTVGALDALADIRDDLGPAVAVGAGTVLTTGQARDALAAGAEFLVSPVVDAALIRTTANSGIPCYPGAWTPTEVAAAWQAGAAAVKLFPACTGGPAHLRQLRAPLPEIPLMAVGGVDIAQARDYIDAGARAVGIGSPLLRGADRDPSATALGALTERARTVLDTVGATAAAEEVGR; from the coding sequence ATGGAGCGTCCCCCCATCACCCCGCAGCTCGGCCGGACCCGGGTCATGGCCATCCTCCGGACCGCAGACGCCTCCGGACTGCCCGCCGTGGCCCGGGCGCTCGCGGACGGCGGCGTCACCTGCCTCGAGGTCACCCTCACCACCGTCGGTGCACTCGACGCCCTGGCCGACATCCGGGACGACCTCGGACCTGCGGTGGCGGTCGGTGCCGGTACCGTGCTGACCACCGGCCAGGCCCGTGACGCGCTGGCAGCCGGGGCCGAGTTCCTCGTCTCCCCGGTCGTGGACGCCGCTCTGATCCGCACCACCGCGAACAGCGGCATCCCGTGCTACCCGGGTGCCTGGACGCCGACCGAGGTGGCCGCCGCGTGGCAGGCGGGCGCCGCCGCGGTCAAGCTCTTCCCGGCCTGCACGGGCGGCCCCGCCCATCTGCGCCAGCTGCGCGCGCCGCTGCCGGAGATCCCGCTGATGGCCGTCGGCGGCGTGGACATCGCCCAGGCGCGCGACTACATCGACGCGGGAGCCCGCGCCGTGGGCATCGGCTCGCCGCTGCTGCGCGGAGCGGACCGGGACCCGAGTGCGACGGCCCTGGGAGCGCTCACCGAGAGGGCGCGCACCGTGCTCGACACGGTCGGGGCGACCGCCGCGGCCGAGGAGGTCGGCCGATGA